From a region of the Rhodococcus sp. 4CII genome:
- a CDS encoding carbohydrate ABC transporter permease translates to MTRQTAAVRSSPERTLPSPGKQGFLGRPWRDHALFVALVGPNLVLLVLFTYRPLVDNIRLSFFDWNIADPVATFIGWGNYREWWSRPDTWQIVGNTVVFTVATVAGSMVAGLALALLLDRKLHGRNLVRSAIFAPFVISGAAIGVAFQFVFDPRFGLIQDLLRRVGIDSVPDFYQDPRWALFMVTVTYMWKNLGYTFVIYLAALQGTRRELTEAAEIDGASTWTMFRRVVLPQLRPTTYFLSITVMLGSLQVFDIINVMTRGGPLGTGTTTMVYQVYNESFRNFRAGYGATVATIMFLVLFGITVYQVRIMDRGDGR, encoded by the coding sequence ATCACTCGTCAGACTGCCGCAGTGAGATCGAGTCCGGAACGAACCCTGCCGTCGCCGGGTAAGCAGGGATTCCTCGGGCGTCCGTGGCGGGACCACGCGCTGTTCGTGGCGCTGGTGGGCCCCAATCTGGTTCTGCTCGTTCTGTTCACCTACCGCCCGCTGGTCGACAACATCCGGCTGTCGTTCTTCGACTGGAACATCGCCGACCCCGTCGCCACGTTCATCGGCTGGGGCAACTACCGCGAGTGGTGGAGTCGTCCCGACACCTGGCAGATCGTCGGGAACACCGTCGTGTTCACCGTCGCCACGGTGGCGGGGTCGATGGTCGCAGGTCTCGCGCTCGCCCTGCTTCTGGATCGTAAGCTGCACGGCCGCAACCTTGTTCGCTCGGCGATCTTCGCGCCGTTCGTCATCTCGGGCGCCGCGATCGGGGTGGCTTTCCAATTCGTGTTCGATCCCCGGTTCGGGCTGATCCAGGACCTGCTGCGCCGTGTGGGGATCGACTCCGTTCCCGACTTCTATCAGGATCCGCGCTGGGCGCTGTTCATGGTGACGGTCACCTACATGTGGAAGAATCTCGGCTACACGTTCGTGATCTACCTTGCGGCACTGCAGGGTACGCGACGTGAGCTGACGGAGGCCGCGGAGATCGACGGAGCGAGCACGTGGACGATGTTCCGCCGGGTCGTGCTCCCGCAGTTGCGTCCCACCACCTACTTCCTCTCGATCACGGTGATGCTGGGCTCCCTCCAGGTGTTCGACATCATCAACGTGATGACCCGCGGTGGTCCGCTGGGCACCGGCACCACCACCATGGTCTACCAGGTCTACAACGAGTCGTTCCGCAACTTCCGCGCCGGTTACGGCGCCACGGTCGCCACGATCATGTTTCTCGTCCTGTTCGGAATCACCGTCTATCAGGTGCGGATCATGGATCGGGGTGACGGCCGGTGA
- a CDS encoding Ig-like domain-containing protein, which yields MGKSGIGFSRNKHWSSRVAVALTGAVVSGTALVGAAQAAPLFPGGPEIPAIPALPGLPGAPQLPLPEPAPAPANFSAPSLNPGAGEVVGVAQPVIIRFNEAIGDRAAAERAIKVTTSQPVEGGFYWINDSQVRWKPTEFWPANTEVTVDAGDSHSTFTIGDAFVATADDNTKQITVTRNGEVVKTMPTSMGKTDHETPNGTYIIGDKFRDMYMDSSTYGVPVDSAEGYRTYVEYATRMSYSGIFVHAAPWSVNAQGNTDTSHGCLNVSTEDAKWFYENSKKGDAVVVQNTAGGTLSGSDGLGDWNR from the coding sequence ATGGGCAAGTCAGGAATCGGTTTTTCCAGGAACAAGCACTGGTCTTCGCGCGTCGCTGTCGCACTGACCGGCGCTGTCGTGTCGGGAACGGCGCTGGTAGGGGCCGCACAGGCCGCACCGCTGTTTCCCGGTGGACCCGAGATCCCGGCCATTCCCGCGCTGCCCGGTCTCCCCGGCGCGCCGCAACTGCCGCTTCCGGAACCGGCTCCCGCGCCGGCCAACTTCTCGGCTCCGTCCCTCAACCCGGGTGCGGGCGAGGTCGTGGGTGTCGCGCAGCCGGTGATCATCCGGTTCAACGAGGCGATCGGCGACCGCGCCGCCGCCGAGCGCGCCATCAAGGTCACCACCAGCCAGCCGGTCGAGGGTGGCTTCTACTGGATCAACGACAGCCAGGTGCGGTGGAAGCCCACCGAGTTCTGGCCCGCGAACACCGAGGTCACGGTGGATGCCGGCGATTCGCACTCCACGTTCACCATCGGTGACGCCTTCGTGGCGACCGCGGACGACAACACCAAGCAGATCACTGTCACCCGCAACGGCGAGGTGGTCAAGACGATGCCGACGTCGATGGGCAAGACCGATCACGAGACCCCCAACGGCACGTACATCATCGGCGACAAGTTCCGGGACATGTACATGGATTCCTCCACGTACGGGGTGCCGGTCGACTCCGCGGAGGGCTACCGCACGTACGTCGAGTACGCCACCCGCATGTCGTACAGCGGCATCTTCGTCCACGCGGCACCCTGGTCGGTGAACGCGCAGGGCAACACGGACACCAGTCACGGCTGCCTCAACGTGAGCACCGAGGACGCCAAGTGGTTCTACGAGAACTCGAAGAAGGGCGACGCCGTGGTCGTGCAGAACACCGCGGGCGGCACGCTGAGCGGCTCCGACGGTCTCGGCGACTGGAACCGCTGA